TCGTGCAGCTCTTCCTGTGGTTCTTCGTGCTGCCGGAGCTGCTGCCGAAGTCCGCCGGGCTGTGGCTGAAGCAACTGCCCAACGCGCCGTTCTGGACCGCTGCGGTCGGCGTCGGTCTGTTCATGTCGGCGCGCGTCGCCGTGCAGTTGCAGGCCGGCATCTCCTCACTGCCGCGCGGACAGAGTCAGGCCGCGACCGCGCTCGGACTGACCACGGTGCAGACCTATCGCTACGTGCTGCTGCCGATGGCGTTCCGCATCGTCCTGCCGCCGCTGACCTCCGAATTCCTCAACACCATCAAGAACAGCGCGGTGGCCATCACCATCGGCCTGCTGGAGCTGACCGGCGAGGCGCGCTCGATGCAGGAGTTCTCCTTCCAGGTGTTCGAGGCGTTCACGGCGGCGACCGTGCTCTACCTCCTGCTCAATTTCGTGGTGGTGACCGCGATGCGCTTCCTCGAGCGCCGCGTGGCGATCCCTGGCTATATCGCGGGGAAATGACGATGATCGGCAGTTTCGATTTCGATGTCATCCGCCGCGCGCTGCCCTATTTGTTCTTCGAGGGCATGCGGTTCACGCTGACGCTCACCGCGCTCGCCGCACTCGGTGGCCTGGTGTTCGGCACGCTGATCGCCCTGATGCGGCTGTCCGGCTACCGGCTGCTCGCGCGTATCGCTGGCATCTATGTCGACTTCATGCGCTCGCTGCCGCTGGTGCTCGTCATCTTCTGGTTCTACTTTCTGGTGCCCTATATCGGGCAGTGGTTGACCGACGCGTCGCGGCCGATCTCGGTCGGCGCTTTCGCCTCTTCGCTGATCACCTTCGTCATGTTCGAGGCGGCGTATTTCTCCGAGATCATGCGTGCCGGCATCCAGTCGATCTCGAAGGGCCAGCCGGCCGCGGCCAGCGCGCTCGGTCTAACCTACGGCCAGACCATGCGCTACGTCGTGCTGCCGCAGGCGTTCCGCAACATGCTGCCGGTGCTGCTGACGCAAACGATCGTCCTGTTCCAGGACACCTCGCTGGTCTATGTGCTGTCGATCACCGATTTCCTCGGCGCCGCCAGCAAGGTCGCGCAGCGCGACGGCCGTCTGGTCGAGATGTACCTGTTTGCGGCGCTGGTCTACTTTGTCATTTCCAGTGTCGCGTCCGTTGCCGTCCGTCGCCTGCAGGCGCGTATTGCAATTGTGCGGTAGTTGACGATGCTCGCCAAAATTCCGACAGCGGTGCTCTTCACCTCTCCACAGGGGAGAGGTCGGATCGCGTCAGCGATCCGAGTGAGGGGTATCGCTCCATCGATAGACCGTCACCCCTCACCCGGCGCTGTGCCAAAGCCGAAGCTTCGCTTCGGCGTCCTTTCACACCACGGCCGCCGAAGGCGGCCTATGCCTCTCCCAAAGGGAGAGGTGAACCCTTGCCGCTGCGGCTGATGAGAACCGAATGATCGAGATCAATCACGTCAACAAATGGTACGGGCCGAGCTTCCAGGCGTTGAAGGACTGCACCACCAGCGTCGCCAAGGGCGAGGTCGTCGTGGTTTGCGGCCCGTCCGGTTCGGGCAAGTCGACCCTGATCAAATGCGTCAACGCGCTCGAGCCGATCCAGGGCGGCGAGATCATCCTTGACGGCGTCAAGGTCAACGATCCCAAGACCGACCTGCCGAAGCTGCGCTCGCGCGTCGGCATGGTGTTCCAGCATTTCGAGCTGTTCCCGCACTTGCGGATCATCGACAATCTCTGCCTCGCGCAGGAGAAGGTGCTGGGCCGCAAGCATGACGACGCTGTCGCCAAGGGCAAGAAGCTGCTCGATCGCGTCGGGCTGACGGAGCACGCGGCCAAGTTTCCGGCCCAGCTGTCGGGCGGCCAGCAGCAGCGCGTCGCGATCGCCCGTGCGCTTGCGATGGATCCGATCGCCATGCTGTTCGACGAGCCGACCTCGGCGCTTGATCCCGAGATGATCAGCGAGGTGCTCGACGTGATGGTCGACCTCGCCCGCGACGGCATGACCATGATGGTGGTCACTCACGAAATGGGCTTTGCCAACAAGGTCGCCGACCGCGTGATCTTCATGGACCTCGGCGAGATCGTGGAAGATGCCAAGAAGACCGATTTCTTCGGCAAGCCGCGCAGCGACCGGGCGCAGAAATTCCTGTCGAAGATCCTGCAACACTGAGGACCGGGTACCGGCCCTATCCCCGTCAATTGCGAGCCAACGGGTCGCGTGAATGCGCGCCCTATGACAGGCTCCGCGAAGCAATCCATCGAGCCGCGCGGGCGGCTCGATGGATTGCTTCGTCGCTATCGCTCCTCGCAATGACGGCTCGCCAGACCGGTCATTCAGGCTGCCTCGGAGAGCTAACCTGAGGGGCATAACTGCGCTCTGGGGAATCTCGGAATTCCAGCTTCGATGCTGCGCATCGCCCCGGAAGGACGG
The DNA window shown above is from Bradyrhizobium sp. ISRA464 and carries:
- a CDS encoding amino acid ABC transporter permease gives rise to the protein MNYNWNWHIFLEPNPMGTGTYLDLLLAGLVVTVKVSLLAWIIALITGSAIGVMRTLPSRTASWIGFAYVEFFRNMPLLVQLFLWFFVLPELLPKSAGLWLKQLPNAPFWTAAVGVGLFMSARVAVQLQAGISSLPRGQSQAATALGLTTVQTYRYVLLPMAFRIVLPPLTSEFLNTIKNSAVAITIGLLELTGEARSMQEFSFQVFEAFTAATVLYLLLNFVVVTAMRFLERRVAIPGYIAGK
- a CDS encoding ABC transporter permease subunit (The N-terminal region of this protein, as described by TIGR01726, is a three transmembrane segment that identifies a subfamily of ABC transporter permease subunits, which specificities that include histidine, arginine, glutamine, glutamate, L-cystine (sic), the opines (in Agrobacterium) octopine and nopaline, etc.) → MIGSFDFDVIRRALPYLFFEGMRFTLTLTALAALGGLVFGTLIALMRLSGYRLLARIAGIYVDFMRSLPLVLVIFWFYFLVPYIGQWLTDASRPISVGAFASSLITFVMFEAAYFSEIMRAGIQSISKGQPAAASALGLTYGQTMRYVVLPQAFRNMLPVLLTQTIVLFQDTSLVYVLSITDFLGAASKVAQRDGRLVEMYLFAALVYFVISSVASVAVRRLQARIAIVR
- a CDS encoding amino acid ABC transporter ATP-binding protein, coding for MIEINHVNKWYGPSFQALKDCTTSVAKGEVVVVCGPSGSGKSTLIKCVNALEPIQGGEIILDGVKVNDPKTDLPKLRSRVGMVFQHFELFPHLRIIDNLCLAQEKVLGRKHDDAVAKGKKLLDRVGLTEHAAKFPAQLSGGQQQRVAIARALAMDPIAMLFDEPTSALDPEMISEVLDVMVDLARDGMTMMVVTHEMGFANKVADRVIFMDLGEIVEDAKKTDFFGKPRSDRAQKFLSKILQH